One window of Thermoanaerobaculia bacterium genomic DNA carries:
- a CDS encoding efflux RND transporter permease subunit has protein sequence MIRRAIAFSATNRILVLLVVAVLCVVAVAVLGVIQLDALPDLSDTQVIILSRWDRAPDLLEDQVTYPIVSALLGAPKVKAVRGFSDFGYSFVYVIFEDGTDLYWARSRVLEYLSKIQSSLPEGVRTELGPDATGVGWVYQYALVDKEGRSGGAARHSLDELRAIQDWTLRYALQSVPGVAEVASFGGYVRQVQIVVDPNRLAAYGVPIGEVVAAVQASNNESGGRLIEWSGAEYMVRIRGYARSVEDFGAVVLRASPTGVPLRVRDVATVELGPESRRGTGDLDGQGDAVGGIVVMRHGENALNVIRRVQAKLDDLAASLPPGVEVVTTYDRSDLILRALDTLKHELVLEMIVVSLVILFFLWHFPSAIVPIVTIPISVLLSFIPLYLLGISVNIMTLAGIAISIGVLVDGAIVEVENAYNKLHLWELGGRKGDFHAVRLQALQEVGPSVFFSLLVIAVAFLPIFALVDQEGRLFGPLAWSKNLAMLLAALLAITLDPALRMLFARMDPYTFRPRFLARFATGLLVGTYHAEERHPVSRAIHRVYEPACRFVLKWPKAVIGVALVILAASLPLYFELGSEFMPPLAEGSILYMPTTLPGIAIGEAQRVLELQDGILAGFPEVERVHGKAGRAESATDPAPLSMFETTVVLKPESEWRAKATWYSDWMPDLLKPMLRPFWPDRISYEELIAEMNSALTIPGFTNAWTMPIKARLDMLSTGVRTPVGIKVLGRDLAEIERVGLAVEAVTRDIPGARSAFAERVAGGYFLDIEPRPEQLARYGLRVEELQEVLAAAIGGENVTTTIEGRQRFPVSVRYPRELRDDPDRLARILVPVASGAQVPLGQLADFRVAHGPAMIRNENGFLAGYVFVDVAGRDVGSFVEEAKAAVRREVALPPGTTLLWSGQYENMIRVRERLQWIVPATIVLIFLLLYANTKSTFKAGLVLATVPFSMVGAIWLFHILGYNVSIAAWVGMIALLGLDAETAVFMLLFLDLSWDDAKKRGLLRNELEIDEAIIHGAVKRARPKMMTVAAAFMGLLPILFSTSAGADVMKRIAAPMIGGLATSFLMELLIYPAVYKLWKGRAALREARELQVQVE, from the coding sequence ATGATCCGTCGCGCCATCGCATTCTCGGCCACGAACCGGATCCTCGTCCTGCTCGTCGTCGCGGTCCTCTGTGTCGTGGCGGTGGCGGTGCTCGGGGTGATCCAGCTCGACGCGCTGCCCGATCTCTCGGACACCCAGGTCATCATCCTGTCGCGCTGGGACCGGGCGCCCGACCTGCTCGAGGACCAGGTCACCTATCCGATCGTGAGCGCCCTTCTGGGAGCGCCGAAGGTCAAAGCGGTGCGGGGCTTCTCGGACTTCGGCTATTCGTTCGTCTACGTCATCTTCGAAGACGGCACCGACCTCTACTGGGCGCGCTCGCGCGTGCTCGAGTACCTGTCGAAGATCCAGAGCAGCCTCCCCGAAGGGGTGCGCACCGAGTTGGGGCCCGACGCCACCGGCGTCGGCTGGGTCTACCAGTACGCGCTCGTCGACAAGGAGGGGCGCTCGGGGGGCGCGGCGCGGCACTCCCTCGACGAGCTGCGCGCGATTCAGGACTGGACGCTGCGCTACGCGCTGCAGAGCGTTCCCGGCGTCGCCGAGGTCGCCTCGTTCGGCGGCTACGTCCGGCAGGTGCAGATCGTCGTCGACCCGAACCGGCTTGCGGCCTACGGCGTGCCGATCGGCGAGGTCGTGGCGGCGGTGCAGGCATCGAACAACGAGAGCGGAGGGCGGCTCATCGAGTGGAGCGGTGCCGAGTACATGGTGCGCATCCGCGGCTACGCGAGGTCGGTCGAAGACTTCGGCGCGGTCGTCCTGCGGGCGAGCCCGACGGGGGTGCCGCTCCGGGTACGTGACGTCGCGACGGTCGAGCTCGGGCCGGAGTCGCGGCGCGGCACCGGCGACCTCGACGGCCAGGGGGACGCAGTCGGCGGCATCGTCGTCATGCGCCACGGCGAGAACGCGCTGAACGTCATCCGCCGGGTGCAGGCCAAACTCGACGATCTTGCAGCCAGTCTGCCGCCGGGCGTCGAGGTGGTCACGACCTACGACCGCTCCGACCTGATCCTGCGCGCTCTCGACACGCTCAAGCACGAGCTCGTGCTGGAGATGATCGTCGTGTCGCTGGTGATCCTCTTCTTCCTCTGGCATTTTCCGTCGGCGATCGTGCCGATCGTCACCATTCCGATCTCGGTGCTGCTCTCCTTCATCCCGCTCTACCTGCTCGGCATCTCGGTCAACATCATGACTCTCGCCGGGATTGCGATCTCGATCGGAGTGCTGGTCGACGGCGCGATCGTCGAGGTGGAGAACGCCTACAACAAGCTGCATCTCTGGGAGCTCGGCGGCCGGAAGGGGGACTTCCACGCCGTTCGGCTTCAGGCCCTCCAGGAGGTCGGGCCGTCGGTCTTCTTCTCGCTGCTGGTCATCGCCGTCGCCTTCCTGCCGATCTTCGCGCTGGTCGACCAGGAGGGCCGGCTCTTCGGACCACTCGCCTGGTCGAAGAACCTCGCGATGCTGCTCGCGGCGCTCCTCGCGATCACGCTCGACCCGGCTCTGCGCATGCTCTTCGCGCGCATGGATCCCTACACCTTCCGGCCGCGCTTTCTGGCGCGCTTCGCCACCGGCCTGCTCGTCGGGACCTATCACGCGGAGGAGCGCCATCCGGTGAGCCGCGCCATTCACCGCGTCTACGAGCCGGCCTGCCGTTTCGTCCTCAAGTGGCCGAAGGCGGTCATCGGCGTCGCCCTGGTGATTCTCGCCGCCTCGCTGCCGCTCTACTTCGAGCTCGGCTCCGAGTTCATGCCGCCGCTCGCCGAGGGCTCGATCCTCTACATGCCGACGACGCTCCCCGGAATCGCGATCGGCGAGGCGCAGCGGGTGCTCGAGCTCCAGGACGGGATCCTCGCCGGCTTCCCCGAGGTCGAGCGTGTCCATGGCAAGGCGGGGCGGGCGGAGAGCGCGACCGACCCGGCGCCGCTCTCGATGTTCGAGACCACGGTGGTGCTGAAACCCGAATCGGAGTGGCGGGCAAAGGCGACCTGGTACTCGGACTGGATGCCCGATCTCCTGAAGCCGATGCTGCGCCCGTTCTGGCCCGACCGGATCTCCTACGAGGAGTTGATTGCCGAGATGAACAGCGCGCTCACCATTCCCGGCTTCACCAACGCCTGGACGATGCCGATCAAGGCGCGTCTCGACATGCTCTCGACGGGAGTGCGAACGCCCGTCGGGATCAAGGTCCTGGGCCGCGACCTCGCCGAGATCGAGCGCGTCGGCCTGGCGGTCGAGGCGGTGACGCGCGACATACCCGGGGCGCGGAGCGCCTTCGCCGAGCGCGTCGCCGGCGGCTACTTCCTCGACATCGAGCCGCGCCCGGAACAGCTCGCGCGCTATGGCCTGCGGGTCGAGGAGTTGCAGGAGGTGCTCGCCGCGGCGATCGGCGGCGAGAACGTCACCACGACGATCGAGGGCCGGCAGCGCTTCCCGGTGAGCGTGCGCTATCCGCGGGAGCTGCGCGACGACCCCGACAGGCTGGCGCGGATCCTCGTGCCGGTGGCTTCGGGAGCGCAGGTCCCCCTCGGGCAGCTCGCCGACTTCCGTGTCGCGCACGGCCCGGCGATGATCCGCAACGAGAACGGCTTCCTCGCCGGCTACGTCTTCGTCGATGTCGCCGGGCGCGACGTCGGCTCGTTCGTCGAGGAGGCGAAGGCTGCCGTGCGCCGCGAGGTCGCGCTGCCGCCGGGCACGACCCTCCTGTGGAGCGGCCAGTACGAGAACATGATTCGGGTGCGCGAGCGCCTGCAGTGGATCGTGCCGGCGACCATCGTCCTGATCTTCCTGCTGCTCTACGCCAACACCAAGTCGACCTTCAAGGCCGGCCTGGTGCTGGCGACCGTTCCGTTCTCGATGGTCGGAGCGATCTGGCTCTTCCACATCCTGGGTTACAACGTCTCGATCGCCGCCTGGGTCGGCATGATCGCCCTTCTCGGACTCGACGCCGAGACGGCGGTCTTCATGCTGCTCTTCCTCGATCTGTCGTGGGACGACGCCAAGAAGCGCGGCCTCTTGCGCAACGAGCTCGAGATCGACGAGGCGATCATTCACGGAGCGGTCAAGCGGGCGCGGCCGAAGATGATGACGGTGGCGGCGGCGTTCATGGGCCTGCTGCCGATTCTCTTCTCGACCTCGGCCGGCGCCGACGTCATGAAGCGGATCGCGGCGCCGATGATCGGCGGTCTCGCGACCTCGTTCCTGATGGAGCTGCTGATCTACCCGGCGGTCTACAAGCTGTGGAAGGGGCGCGCCGCCCTGCGCGAGGCGCGCGAATTGCAGGTGCAGGTTGAGTAG